The following are from one region of the Biomphalaria glabrata chromosome 4, xgBioGlab47.1, whole genome shotgun sequence genome:
- the LOC106072114 gene encoding uncharacterized protein LOC106072114 isoform X5 — MQWKSICFVVLSLDHNIEDVWRMFSLNVKLIRIELSEMDSDYFFYEQSRHKPFQKRFKKLPEDFPDSLKAVNPKVAAYYASKEKQEQDEELFGDGKKTLLPQINQAFNALRNHLDSSLCNDEDSQRYIFEEAKNNAGNILYQLSRIIYYYENIASLIPKSLECQMMVGYSELTADVQVIPREWQTQASKEAYLKKLSEISNGEDEKVSPSVMEEGRTTRSQSIASESGRGNKRLLTKPGAGLPEIYEDGETMSVTGHQNVKRNDSRMSGVSKRSSRPRLSDFRGPSSLASKSPTSKQGFYEFLSALTETASETRSSSLANPPNYVSVLQFQLSSKLCQDKGWIVHKGKEDQLAKEAILEYCVQRLHQELKAIKEQKAKEAYLGHNQDVVVRYYGDTHKETVLKYRKSPVKTSPPVLIKNGKPRIPRLFNENNEGRQIMLSTHPDGTTVVYYTSGRPAIVASAAGINRYGFYTIVYDDDADMKMLAAFTPSGCGVCYHMNGHIRFLSTIKGGHIANKDGRVIRHWKWPQAQVKLTSPVQFQMNQYIGLRCVAENYIVLVFACQKESTRLFVNMTYEARERKHTEHERLLTNITFTSKSAKTILSMTGSRSKSKSKKKKEKLSKQLAELVRSVDNEDKLLYDIEADKDLARLQRKARILVDDWLEHYRITIGLKSPSLEQVRETPRKSRVGAYSAKMTESREDRKNTFGFSLISARVPSAPTATVVRLLETPVDNETKAPVNPPTVRFEQNINSETKNNVDELKSFLPTFNDRVAKIWQSGQRSRSAGQSRSKSSAVSRQSTAVSLPEKEITVANVTLCPMALHTLMLSDLKPMCRCSRHAIPFISDVVYDRYIQEEAPENQLQIIAVVSSAFPESNPSETMLNEIYQHQNRNRTRPCLQCRADSFRILKYDINTAMEGSDHAQPLLLSRHNVVPGMFLIYCEGKLLFCDHIFNGYGNARKDFQKQVLQSRLDFTHGFSLPPDFRFSPSQGPQGPRAPWGGEIGGAGVDHYGSSGTLKSEIVSDNNVGLSQSQANNISSQLLKLPPIHVYPPLQTNGHFEATNCESVEDKKLHPVAALPTNKLLLTRHSSTALKSVTL, encoded by the exons ATGCAATGGAAATCGATCTGTTTTGTAGTATTGAGTCTAGATCATAACATTGAAGATGTGTGGAGAATGTTCTCGTTGAATGTAAAATTGATTCGAATT GAACTGTCAGAAATGGATTCCGATTACTTTTTCTATGAGCAAAGTCGGCATAAACCATTTCAAAAACGTTTTAAGAAATTGCCTGAAGATTTCCCTGACAGTCTTAAGGCTGTAAACCCAAAG GTTGCAGCTTATTATGCAAGTAAAGAAAAACAGGAACAAGATGAGGAGCTCTTTGGAGATGGTAAAAAAACCTTATTGCCTCAAATCAACCAGGCCTTCAATGCTTTAAGAAATCATCTGGATTCTTCATTATGTAATGATGAAGACTCACAGCGCTACATTTTTGAGGAAGCCAAAAATAATGCTGGAAATATTTTGTACCAATTGAGTCGTATAATCTACTATTATGAAAATATAGCATCATTAATTCCCAAGTCCTTAGAATGTCAAATGATGGTTGGATATTCTGAGCTGACAGCAGATGTTCAAGTTATCCCTAGAGAATGGCAAACTCAGGCCTCAAAAGAGGCTTACTTAAAGAAGCTGTCAGAAATTTccaatggagaagatgagaaa GTTTCACCAAGTGTAATGGAGGAAGGTCGCACAACTAGATCACAGTCCATTGCTTCAGAGTCAGGGAGAGGAAATAAAAGACTTTTAACAAAACCAGGAGCTGGATTACCAGAAATATATGAAGATGGAGAAACAATGTCTGTAACTGGACACCAGAATGTTAAGAGAAATGATAGTCGAATGTCTGGTGTATCTAAGCGAAGTAGTCGACCACGGCTGAGTGACTTTAGAG GTCCAAGTTCCTTAGCTAGCAAGTCTCCAACATCAAAACAAGGTTTCTATGAGTTTTTATCAGCACTGACAGAAACAGCTTCTGAAACTAGAT CCTCATCTTTGGCAAATCCTCCCAACTATGTGTCTGTTCTACAGTTTCAGCTTTCTTCCAAATTATGTCAGGATAAAG GCTGGATAGTTCATAAAGGTAAAGAGGACCAATTGGCAAAGGAAGCCATCTTGGAATACTGTGTTCAGCGTTTACATCAGGAACTCAAAGCAAT AAAAGAACAAAAAGCTAAAGAAGCTTATCTAGGTCACAACCAAGATGTTGTTGTGCGTTACTATGGAGACACTCACAAAGAAACTGTTCTCAAGTATCGTAAGTCACCTGTGAAAACTTCACCTCCTGTTCTGATAAAAAATGGAAAACCACGTATTCCACGTCTGtttaatgaaaataatgaaGGGAGACAAATCATGCTTTCCACACATCCAGATGGCACCACTGTTGTATA CTATACATCTGGCCGTCCCGCTATAGTAGCCTCTGCTGCTGGAATCAATAGATATGGATTCTATACAATTGTTTATGATGATGATGCTGATATGAAAATGCTTGCAGCTTTTACACCAAGTGGTTGCGGTGTTTGCTATCATATGAATGGTCATATTAG atttctttctacAATCAAAGGGGGTCACATTGCAAACAAAGATGGTCGAGTTATCCGCCATTGGAAATGGCCACAAGCTCAAGTGAAATTAACCAGTCCAGTTCAATTtcag ATGAACCAATATATAGGACTCCGCTGTGTGGCAGAGAATTACATAGTTCTAGTATTTGCCTGCCAGAAGGAATCAACCCGACTTTTTGTCAATATGACTTATGAAGCAAGGGAGAGAAAACATACTGaacat GAACGTCTGCTCACAAATATAACGTTTACATCCAAATCAGCTAAAACTATTTTGTCAATGACAGGCTCTAGATCAAAATCAAaatcgaagaaaaaaaaa gagAAACTCAGTAAACAATTGGCTGAACTTGTCAGATCTGTAGACAATGAAGATAAACTTTTATATGACATAGAAGCTGATAAGGACCTTGCCAGGTTGCAAAGGAAGGCCAG GATTTTAGTTGATGATTGGCTGGAACACTACAGAATAACCATTGGACTTAAATCTCCATCATTAGAACAAGTTAGAGAGACACCAAGAAAGTCACGAGTGGGAGCTTACTCTGCCAAAATGACAGAAAGCAGAGAAGACAGAAAGAATACTTTTGGGTTTAGTTTAATATCAGCCAGAGTTCCATCAGCCCCAACAG CTACTGTAGTCAGACTTTTGGAAACACCAGTTGATAATGAGACAAAAGCTCCAGTTAATCCACCAACAGTCAGATTTGAACAGAATATCAATTCAGAAACTAAAAACAATGTTGACGAATTGAAATCATTTCTACCAACATTCAATGACAGAGTGGCAAAGATTTGgca ATCTGGTCAACGAAGTAGGTCAGCTGGACAAAGCAGGAGTAAATCTTCTGCTGTTTCCAGACAGTCTACAGCTGTTTCTCTACCTGAAAAGGAAATAACAGTAGCTAATGTTACCCTTTGTCCTATGGCTCTACACACACTG ATGCTTTCAGATCTAAAACCCATGTGTCGATGTAGTCGACATGCCATTCCATTCATATCTGATGTGGTGTATGATAGATACATACAGGAAGAAGCTCCAGAAAATCAACTTCAGATCATTGCAGTAGTATCATCTGC ATTTCCTGAAAGTAACCCTTCTGAGACCATGCTCAATGAAATTTATCAACACCAGAATCGAAACAGAACACGACCTTGCCTTCAGTGTCGTGCTGACAGTTTTCGTATACTTAAATATGACATTAATACAGCTATGGAAGGTTCAGATCATGCACAACCTCTTCTGTTGTCACGTCACAATGTTGTTCCTGGAATGTTTCTG ATATATTGTGAAGGAAAGCTACTGTTCTGTGACCATATATTCAATGGCTATGGTAATGCCAGAAAAGATTTCCAGAAACAGGTCCTTCAGTCAAGATTAGATTTTACTCATGGTTTTTCACTTCCTCCAGATTTCAGATTCAG TCCTTCCCAGGGACCACAAGGACCCAGAGCACCTTGGGGTGGGGAAATAGGAGGTGCTGGTGTTGACCACTATGGCAGCTCAGGTACCTTAAAGTCAGAGATAGTCAGTGACAACAATGTGGGTTTATCACAAAGTCAGGCCAACAATATCAG
- the LOC106072114 gene encoding uncharacterized protein LOC106072114 isoform X7, which produces MQWKSICFVVLSLDHNIEDVWRMFSLNVKLIRIELSEMDSDYFFYEQSRHKPFQKRFKKLPEDFPDSLKAVNPKVAAYYASKEKQEQDEELFGDGKKTLLPQINQAFNALRNHLDSSLCNDEDSQRYIFEEAKNNAGNILYQLSRIIYYYENIASLIPKSLECQMMVGYSELTADVQVIPREWQTQASKEAYLKKLSEISNGEDEKVSPSVMEEGRTTRSQSIASESGRGNKRLLTKPGAGLPEIYEDGETMSVTGHQNVKRNDSRMSGVSKRSSRPRLSDFRGPSSLASKSPTSKQGFYEFLSALTETASETRSSSLANPPNYVSVLQFQLSSKLCQDKGWIVHKGKEDQLAKEAILEYCVQRLHQELKAIKEQKAKEAYLGHNQDVVVRYYGDTHKETVLKYRKSPVKTSPPVLIKNGKPRIPRLFNENNEGRQIMLSTHPDGTTVVYYTSGRPAIVASAAGINRYGFYTIVYDDDADMKMLAAFTPSGCGVCYHMNGHIRFLSTIKGGHIANKDGRVIRHWKWPQAQVKLTSPVQFQMNQYIGLRCVAENYIVLVFACQKESTRLFVNMTYEARERKHTEHERLLTNITFTSKSAKTILSMTGSRSKSKSKKKKEKLSKQLAELVRSVDNEDKLLYDIEADKDLARLQRKARILVDDWLEHYRITIGLKSPSLEQVRETPRKSRVGAYSAKMTESREDRKNTFGFSLISARVPSAPTATVVRLLETPVDNETKAPVNPPTVRFEQNINSETKNNVDELKSFLPTFNDRVAKIWQSGQRSRSAGQSRSKSSAVSRQSTAVSLPEKEITVANVTLCPMALHTLMLSDLKPMCRCSRHAIPFISDVVYDRYIQEEAPENQLQIIAVVSSAFPESNPSETMLNEIYQHQNRNRTRPCLQCRADSFRILKYDINTAMEGSDHAQPLLLSRHNVVPGMFLIYCEGKLLFCDHIFNGYGNARKDFQKQVLQSRLDFTHGFSLPPDFRFSPSQGPQGPRAPWGGEIGGAGVDHYGSSGTLKSEIVSDNNVGLSQSQANNIRQMDTLKLQTVSLWKTRNYTPSQLCLQTSCYLPDTLALLSSQLPCDGINT; this is translated from the exons ATGCAATGGAAATCGATCTGTTTTGTAGTATTGAGTCTAGATCATAACATTGAAGATGTGTGGAGAATGTTCTCGTTGAATGTAAAATTGATTCGAATT GAACTGTCAGAAATGGATTCCGATTACTTTTTCTATGAGCAAAGTCGGCATAAACCATTTCAAAAACGTTTTAAGAAATTGCCTGAAGATTTCCCTGACAGTCTTAAGGCTGTAAACCCAAAG GTTGCAGCTTATTATGCAAGTAAAGAAAAACAGGAACAAGATGAGGAGCTCTTTGGAGATGGTAAAAAAACCTTATTGCCTCAAATCAACCAGGCCTTCAATGCTTTAAGAAATCATCTGGATTCTTCATTATGTAATGATGAAGACTCACAGCGCTACATTTTTGAGGAAGCCAAAAATAATGCTGGAAATATTTTGTACCAATTGAGTCGTATAATCTACTATTATGAAAATATAGCATCATTAATTCCCAAGTCCTTAGAATGTCAAATGATGGTTGGATATTCTGAGCTGACAGCAGATGTTCAAGTTATCCCTAGAGAATGGCAAACTCAGGCCTCAAAAGAGGCTTACTTAAAGAAGCTGTCAGAAATTTccaatggagaagatgagaaa GTTTCACCAAGTGTAATGGAGGAAGGTCGCACAACTAGATCACAGTCCATTGCTTCAGAGTCAGGGAGAGGAAATAAAAGACTTTTAACAAAACCAGGAGCTGGATTACCAGAAATATATGAAGATGGAGAAACAATGTCTGTAACTGGACACCAGAATGTTAAGAGAAATGATAGTCGAATGTCTGGTGTATCTAAGCGAAGTAGTCGACCACGGCTGAGTGACTTTAGAG GTCCAAGTTCCTTAGCTAGCAAGTCTCCAACATCAAAACAAGGTTTCTATGAGTTTTTATCAGCACTGACAGAAACAGCTTCTGAAACTAGAT CCTCATCTTTGGCAAATCCTCCCAACTATGTGTCTGTTCTACAGTTTCAGCTTTCTTCCAAATTATGTCAGGATAAAG GCTGGATAGTTCATAAAGGTAAAGAGGACCAATTGGCAAAGGAAGCCATCTTGGAATACTGTGTTCAGCGTTTACATCAGGAACTCAAAGCAAT AAAAGAACAAAAAGCTAAAGAAGCTTATCTAGGTCACAACCAAGATGTTGTTGTGCGTTACTATGGAGACACTCACAAAGAAACTGTTCTCAAGTATCGTAAGTCACCTGTGAAAACTTCACCTCCTGTTCTGATAAAAAATGGAAAACCACGTATTCCACGTCTGtttaatgaaaataatgaaGGGAGACAAATCATGCTTTCCACACATCCAGATGGCACCACTGTTGTATA CTATACATCTGGCCGTCCCGCTATAGTAGCCTCTGCTGCTGGAATCAATAGATATGGATTCTATACAATTGTTTATGATGATGATGCTGATATGAAAATGCTTGCAGCTTTTACACCAAGTGGTTGCGGTGTTTGCTATCATATGAATGGTCATATTAG atttctttctacAATCAAAGGGGGTCACATTGCAAACAAAGATGGTCGAGTTATCCGCCATTGGAAATGGCCACAAGCTCAAGTGAAATTAACCAGTCCAGTTCAATTtcag ATGAACCAATATATAGGACTCCGCTGTGTGGCAGAGAATTACATAGTTCTAGTATTTGCCTGCCAGAAGGAATCAACCCGACTTTTTGTCAATATGACTTATGAAGCAAGGGAGAGAAAACATACTGaacat GAACGTCTGCTCACAAATATAACGTTTACATCCAAATCAGCTAAAACTATTTTGTCAATGACAGGCTCTAGATCAAAATCAAaatcgaagaaaaaaaaa gagAAACTCAGTAAACAATTGGCTGAACTTGTCAGATCTGTAGACAATGAAGATAAACTTTTATATGACATAGAAGCTGATAAGGACCTTGCCAGGTTGCAAAGGAAGGCCAG GATTTTAGTTGATGATTGGCTGGAACACTACAGAATAACCATTGGACTTAAATCTCCATCATTAGAACAAGTTAGAGAGACACCAAGAAAGTCACGAGTGGGAGCTTACTCTGCCAAAATGACAGAAAGCAGAGAAGACAGAAAGAATACTTTTGGGTTTAGTTTAATATCAGCCAGAGTTCCATCAGCCCCAACAG CTACTGTAGTCAGACTTTTGGAAACACCAGTTGATAATGAGACAAAAGCTCCAGTTAATCCACCAACAGTCAGATTTGAACAGAATATCAATTCAGAAACTAAAAACAATGTTGACGAATTGAAATCATTTCTACCAACATTCAATGACAGAGTGGCAAAGATTTGgca ATCTGGTCAACGAAGTAGGTCAGCTGGACAAAGCAGGAGTAAATCTTCTGCTGTTTCCAGACAGTCTACAGCTGTTTCTCTACCTGAAAAGGAAATAACAGTAGCTAATGTTACCCTTTGTCCTATGGCTCTACACACACTG ATGCTTTCAGATCTAAAACCCATGTGTCGATGTAGTCGACATGCCATTCCATTCATATCTGATGTGGTGTATGATAGATACATACAGGAAGAAGCTCCAGAAAATCAACTTCAGATCATTGCAGTAGTATCATCTGC ATTTCCTGAAAGTAACCCTTCTGAGACCATGCTCAATGAAATTTATCAACACCAGAATCGAAACAGAACACGACCTTGCCTTCAGTGTCGTGCTGACAGTTTTCGTATACTTAAATATGACATTAATACAGCTATGGAAGGTTCAGATCATGCACAACCTCTTCTGTTGTCACGTCACAATGTTGTTCCTGGAATGTTTCTG ATATATTGTGAAGGAAAGCTACTGTTCTGTGACCATATATTCAATGGCTATGGTAATGCCAGAAAAGATTTCCAGAAACAGGTCCTTCAGTCAAGATTAGATTTTACTCATGGTTTTTCACTTCCTCCAGATTTCAGATTCAG TCCTTCCCAGGGACCACAAGGACCCAGAGCACCTTGGGGTGGGGAAATAGGAGGTGCTGGTGTTGACCACTATGGCAGCTCAGGTACCTTAAAGTCAGAGATAGTCAGTGACAACAATGTGGGTTTATCACAAAGTCAGGCCAACAATATCAG
- the LOC106072114 gene encoding uncharacterized protein LOC106072114 isoform X6, with product MQWKSICFVVLSLDHNIEDVWRMFSLNVKLIRIELSEMDSDYFFYEQSRHKPFQKRFKKLPEDFPDSLKAVNPKVAAYYASKEKQEQDEELFGDGKKTLLPQINQAFNALRNHLDSSLCNDEDSQRYIFEEAKNNAGNILYQLSRIIYYYENIASLIPKSLECQMMVGYSELTADVQVIPREWQTQASKEAYLKKLSEISNGEDEKVSPSVMEEGRTTRSQSIASESGRGNKRLLTKPGAGLPEIYEDGETMSVTGHQNVKRNDSRMSGVSKRSSRPRLSDFRASSLANPPNYVSVLQFQLSSKLCQDKGWIVHKGKEDQLAKEAILEYCVQRLHQELKAIKEQKAKEAYLGHNQDVVVRYYGDTHKETVLKYRKSPVKTSPPVLIKNGKPRIPRLFNENNEGRQIMLSTHPDGTTVVYYTSGRPAIVASAAGINRYGFYTIVYDDDADMKMLAAFTPSGCGVCYHMNGHIRFLSTIKGGHIANKDGRVIRHWKWPQAQVKLTSPVQFQMNQYIGLRCVAENYIVLVFACQKESTRLFVNMTYEARERKHTEHERLLTNITFTSKSAKTILSMTGSRSKSKSKKKKEKLSKQLAELVRSVDNEDKLLYDIEADKDLARLQRKARILVDDWLEHYRITIGLKSPSLEQVRETPRKSRVGAYSAKMTESREDRKNTFGFSLISARVPSAPTATVVRLLETPVDNETKAPVNPPTVRFEQNINSETKNNVDELKSFLPTFNDRVAKIWQSGQRSRSAGQSRSKSSAVSRQSTAVSLPEKEITVANVTLCPMALHTLMLSDLKPMCRCSRHAIPFISDVVYDRYIQEEAPENQLQIIAVVSSAFPESNPSETMLNEIYQHQNRNRTRPCLQCRADSFRILKYDINTAMEGSDHAQPLLLSRHNVVPGMFLIYCEGKLLFCDHIFNGYGNARKDFQKQVLQSRLDFTHGFSLPPDFRFSPSQGPQGPRAPWGGEIGGAGVDHYGSSGTLKSEIVSDNNVGLSQSQANNIRAVYKYIGEMLNLQQQPLQESSSQLLKLPPIHVYPPLQTNGHFEATNCESVEDKKLHPVAALPTNKLLLTRHSSTALKSVTL from the exons ATGCAATGGAAATCGATCTGTTTTGTAGTATTGAGTCTAGATCATAACATTGAAGATGTGTGGAGAATGTTCTCGTTGAATGTAAAATTGATTCGAATT GAACTGTCAGAAATGGATTCCGATTACTTTTTCTATGAGCAAAGTCGGCATAAACCATTTCAAAAACGTTTTAAGAAATTGCCTGAAGATTTCCCTGACAGTCTTAAGGCTGTAAACCCAAAG GTTGCAGCTTATTATGCAAGTAAAGAAAAACAGGAACAAGATGAGGAGCTCTTTGGAGATGGTAAAAAAACCTTATTGCCTCAAATCAACCAGGCCTTCAATGCTTTAAGAAATCATCTGGATTCTTCATTATGTAATGATGAAGACTCACAGCGCTACATTTTTGAGGAAGCCAAAAATAATGCTGGAAATATTTTGTACCAATTGAGTCGTATAATCTACTATTATGAAAATATAGCATCATTAATTCCCAAGTCCTTAGAATGTCAAATGATGGTTGGATATTCTGAGCTGACAGCAGATGTTCAAGTTATCCCTAGAGAATGGCAAACTCAGGCCTCAAAAGAGGCTTACTTAAAGAAGCTGTCAGAAATTTccaatggagaagatgagaaa GTTTCACCAAGTGTAATGGAGGAAGGTCGCACAACTAGATCACAGTCCATTGCTTCAGAGTCAGGGAGAGGAAATAAAAGACTTTTAACAAAACCAGGAGCTGGATTACCAGAAATATATGAAGATGGAGAAACAATGTCTGTAACTGGACACCAGAATGTTAAGAGAAATGATAGTCGAATGTCTGGTGTATCTAAGCGAAGTAGTCGACCACGGCTGAGTGACTTTAGAG CCTCATCTTTGGCAAATCCTCCCAACTATGTGTCTGTTCTACAGTTTCAGCTTTCTTCCAAATTATGTCAGGATAAAG GCTGGATAGTTCATAAAGGTAAAGAGGACCAATTGGCAAAGGAAGCCATCTTGGAATACTGTGTTCAGCGTTTACATCAGGAACTCAAAGCAAT AAAAGAACAAAAAGCTAAAGAAGCTTATCTAGGTCACAACCAAGATGTTGTTGTGCGTTACTATGGAGACACTCACAAAGAAACTGTTCTCAAGTATCGTAAGTCACCTGTGAAAACTTCACCTCCTGTTCTGATAAAAAATGGAAAACCACGTATTCCACGTCTGtttaatgaaaataatgaaGGGAGACAAATCATGCTTTCCACACATCCAGATGGCACCACTGTTGTATA CTATACATCTGGCCGTCCCGCTATAGTAGCCTCTGCTGCTGGAATCAATAGATATGGATTCTATACAATTGTTTATGATGATGATGCTGATATGAAAATGCTTGCAGCTTTTACACCAAGTGGTTGCGGTGTTTGCTATCATATGAATGGTCATATTAG atttctttctacAATCAAAGGGGGTCACATTGCAAACAAAGATGGTCGAGTTATCCGCCATTGGAAATGGCCACAAGCTCAAGTGAAATTAACCAGTCCAGTTCAATTtcag ATGAACCAATATATAGGACTCCGCTGTGTGGCAGAGAATTACATAGTTCTAGTATTTGCCTGCCAGAAGGAATCAACCCGACTTTTTGTCAATATGACTTATGAAGCAAGGGAGAGAAAACATACTGaacat GAACGTCTGCTCACAAATATAACGTTTACATCCAAATCAGCTAAAACTATTTTGTCAATGACAGGCTCTAGATCAAAATCAAaatcgaagaaaaaaaaa gagAAACTCAGTAAACAATTGGCTGAACTTGTCAGATCTGTAGACAATGAAGATAAACTTTTATATGACATAGAAGCTGATAAGGACCTTGCCAGGTTGCAAAGGAAGGCCAG GATTTTAGTTGATGATTGGCTGGAACACTACAGAATAACCATTGGACTTAAATCTCCATCATTAGAACAAGTTAGAGAGACACCAAGAAAGTCACGAGTGGGAGCTTACTCTGCCAAAATGACAGAAAGCAGAGAAGACAGAAAGAATACTTTTGGGTTTAGTTTAATATCAGCCAGAGTTCCATCAGCCCCAACAG CTACTGTAGTCAGACTTTTGGAAACACCAGTTGATAATGAGACAAAAGCTCCAGTTAATCCACCAACAGTCAGATTTGAACAGAATATCAATTCAGAAACTAAAAACAATGTTGACGAATTGAAATCATTTCTACCAACATTCAATGACAGAGTGGCAAAGATTTGgca ATCTGGTCAACGAAGTAGGTCAGCTGGACAAAGCAGGAGTAAATCTTCTGCTGTTTCCAGACAGTCTACAGCTGTTTCTCTACCTGAAAAGGAAATAACAGTAGCTAATGTTACCCTTTGTCCTATGGCTCTACACACACTG ATGCTTTCAGATCTAAAACCCATGTGTCGATGTAGTCGACATGCCATTCCATTCATATCTGATGTGGTGTATGATAGATACATACAGGAAGAAGCTCCAGAAAATCAACTTCAGATCATTGCAGTAGTATCATCTGC ATTTCCTGAAAGTAACCCTTCTGAGACCATGCTCAATGAAATTTATCAACACCAGAATCGAAACAGAACACGACCTTGCCTTCAGTGTCGTGCTGACAGTTTTCGTATACTTAAATATGACATTAATACAGCTATGGAAGGTTCAGATCATGCACAACCTCTTCTGTTGTCACGTCACAATGTTGTTCCTGGAATGTTTCTG ATATATTGTGAAGGAAAGCTACTGTTCTGTGACCATATATTCAATGGCTATGGTAATGCCAGAAAAGATTTCCAGAAACAGGTCCTTCAGTCAAGATTAGATTTTACTCATGGTTTTTCACTTCCTCCAGATTTCAGATTCAG TCCTTCCCAGGGACCACAAGGACCCAGAGCACCTTGGGGTGGGGAAATAGGAGGTGCTGGTGTTGACCACTATGGCAGCTCAGGTACCTTAAAGTCAGAGATAGTCAGTGACAACAATGTGGGTTTATCACAAAGTCAGGCCAACAATATCAG